The Humulus lupulus chromosome 3, drHumLupu1.1, whole genome shotgun sequence genome window below encodes:
- the LOC133822426 gene encoding delta(3,5)-Delta(2,4)-dienoyl-CoA isomerase, peroxisomal isoform X1 — protein sequence MESYKTLEIIQEKENSTVFHLFLNRPSKRNALSPEFFSEFPRALSSLDHNPNVNVVVLSGTGDHFCSGIDLKSLNTYESFLSGDRGRVGERFRRHIKGLQDAITAIERCRKPVIACIEGACIGGGIDIVTACDIRFCTKDAYFSVKEVDLAIVADIGTLQRLPSIVGYGNAVELALTGRRFLGPEAKQLGLVSRVFNSKQELEEGVRIVAEGIASKSPLAVTGTKAVLLRSRDLNLEQGLDYVATWNSSMMLSDDLKEAVSAQLQKRKPKFSKL from the exons ATGGAGAGTTACAAAACCCTAGAGATTATCCAGGAGAAGGAAAATTCAACGGTGTTTCACCTCTTCCTCAATCGACCATCGAAACGCAACGCTCTCTCACCGGAATTCTTCTCCGAATTTCCCAGAGCCCTCTCGTCCCTCGATCATAACCCTAACGTCAACGTCGTCGTTCTCTCTGGAACCGGAGACCACTTCTGCAGCGGAATCGACCTTAAATCGCTAAACACCTACGAAAGTTTCCTTTCTGGAGACCGCGGTCGTGTCGGGGAGAGGTTCCGGCGACACATCAAGGGTTTGCAAGATGCCATAACGGCGATCGAACGGTGCCGAAAACCGGTGATTGCTTGTATCGAGGGAGCATGTATCGGCGGTGGGATTGATATTGTGACGGCATGTGACATTAGGTTTTGCACTAAAGACGCATACTTCTCGGTAAAGGAGGTCGATTTGGCCATCGTAGCTGACATTGGGACGCTCCAGAGGTTGCCAAGCATCGTCGGGTACGGAAACGCTGTGGAATTGGCCTTGACTGGTCGGAGATTTTTGGGTCCGGAGGCGAAGCAGTTGGGCTTAGTTTCTAGAGTATTCAATTCCAAGCAAGAACTAGAAGAGGGAGTGAGAATTGTAGCCGAAG GAATTGCTTCAAAATCTCCTTTAGCTGTGACTGGGACGAAAGCAGTGTTACTACGAAGCAGGGACCTGAATTTGGAACAAGGGTTAGACTATGTTGCTACCTGGAATTCGTCCATGATGTTATCTGATGATTTAAAAGAGGCTGTCTCTGCTCAATtacagaaaagaaaaccaaaatttTCCAAGCTATGA
- the LOC133822426 gene encoding delta(3,5)-Delta(2,4)-dienoyl-CoA isomerase, peroxisomal isoform X2 gives MESYKTLEIIQEKENSTVFHLFLNRPSKRNALSPEFFSEFPRALSSLDHNPNVNVVVLSGTGDHFCSGIDLKSLNTYESFLSGDRGRVGERFRRHIKGLQDAITAIERCRKPVIACIEGACIGGGIDIVTACDIRFCTKDAYFSVKEVDLAIVADIGTLQRLPSIVGYGNAVELALTGRRFLGPEAKQLGLVSRVFNSKQELEEGVRIVAEVLGL, from the exons ATGGAGAGTTACAAAACCCTAGAGATTATCCAGGAGAAGGAAAATTCAACGGTGTTTCACCTCTTCCTCAATCGACCATCGAAACGCAACGCTCTCTCACCGGAATTCTTCTCCGAATTTCCCAGAGCCCTCTCGTCCCTCGATCATAACCCTAACGTCAACGTCGTCGTTCTCTCTGGAACCGGAGACCACTTCTGCAGCGGAATCGACCTTAAATCGCTAAACACCTACGAAAGTTTCCTTTCTGGAGACCGCGGTCGTGTCGGGGAGAGGTTCCGGCGACACATCAAGGGTTTGCAAGATGCCATAACGGCGATCGAACGGTGCCGAAAACCGGTGATTGCTTGTATCGAGGGAGCATGTATCGGCGGTGGGATTGATATTGTGACGGCATGTGACATTAGGTTTTGCACTAAAGACGCATACTTCTCGGTAAAGGAGGTCGATTTGGCCATCGTAGCTGACATTGGGACGCTCCAGAGGTTGCCAAGCATCGTCGGGTACGGAAACGCTGTGGAATTGGCCTTGACTGGTCGGAGATTTTTGGGTCCGGAGGCGAAGCAGTTGGGCTTAGTTTCTAGAGTATTCAATTCCAAGCAAGAACTAGAAGAGGGAGTGAGAATTGTAGCCGAAG TATTGGGTTTGTGA